A window from Urocitellus parryii isolate mUroPar1 chromosome 1, mUroPar1.hap1, whole genome shotgun sequence encodes these proteins:
- the LOC113176652 gene encoding olfactory receptor 2L13-like translates to MEKWNQTSNDFILLGLLPQNQTGLLLLLLIISVFVLACLGNSGMTALIFLDPRLHTPMYFLLSQLSLMDLMYISTTVPKMVYNFLSGQTSISFFSCGVQSFFFVTLACSEGLLLASMAYDRFVAICHPLHYHIHMSKRMCVKMILGSWTLGSFNGLVHTVYVLHLPYCRTRTINHFYCDIPAMLLLVCTDTSVYEYVIFFSAVLILLLPFLGITLSYGRVIFSVFHMRSKEGRRKAFTTCSTHLTVVTFYYAPFVYTYLRPKNVRSPEEDKNLAVFYTILTPMLNPIVYSLRNKELLGNMRRVCGMISPRKK, encoded by the coding sequence ATGGAGAAATGGAACCAAACTTcaaatgatttcattttgttgggGCTGTTACCCCAAAACCAAACTGGCCTACTTCTCTTGCTCCTGATCATCTCTGTGTTTGTTCTCGCCTGTTTGGGGAACTCAGGGATGACTGCCCTCATCTTCTTGGACCCCCggctccacacccccatgtactttctCCTCAGCCAGCTCTCCCTCATGGACTTAATGTACATCTCCACCACAGTCCCCAAAATGGTGTACAACTTCCTCTCTGGCCAGACAAGTATCTCCTTTTTCAGTTGTGGTGTACAAAGCTTCTTCTTTGTGACACTGGCATGTTCTGAAGGCTTACTCCTGGCttccatggcctatgaccgctttgtggccatctgtcatCCCCTCCATTATCACATACATATGAGCAAAAGAATGTGTGTGAAGATGATCCTTGGGTCCTGGACACTAGGTTCCTTCAATGGCCTAGTACACACTGTGTATGTTCTTCATCTTCCATACTGCAGGACCAGGACCATCAATCACTTCTACTGTGACATCCCAGCCATGTTGCTTCTTGTCTGTACAGACACCTCGGTCTAtgagtatgtgattttttttagtgCAGTCCtgattctcctccttcctttccttggcATCACTTTGTCCTATGGACGGGTCATTTTTTCTGTCTTCCACATGCGCTCAAAAGAGGGGAGAAGAAAGGCCTTCACCACGTGCTCCACACATTTAACTGTGGTGACATTTTACTATGCTCCTTTTGTCTACACTTATCTCCGTCCGAAGAATGTACGCTCACCAGAAGAAGATAAGAACCTGGCTGTCTTCTACACCATCCTCACCCCCATGCTCAATCCCATtgtctacagcctgaggaacaaggagtTGCTGGGGAACATGAGAAGAGTGTGTGGGATGATCTCCCCCAGGAAGAAGTGA